A single region of the Salicibibacter cibi genome encodes:
- a CDS encoding MarR family winged helix-turn-helix transcriptional regulator, protein MNNNELFNAWLNLTKYHDRLLKAMDYKLQEQFQLGIKEFYLMHYLAQSEQKKMKLSDLVSKVSLSHSALSRLVTRLEQYRGGSLVERQTYANDKRSVDVFLSKKGEHCIREMQMVINDHLQSSLSVKDIQNIKRLVE, encoded by the coding sequence ATGAATAATAATGAGTTGTTTAATGCTTGGCTTAATCTGACGAAATATCACGACCGTTTACTGAAAGCAATGGATTATAAACTTCAAGAACAATTTCAATTAGGCATTAAAGAATTTTACCTTATGCATTACTTGGCACAATCAGAACAAAAGAAGATGAAGTTATCAGATTTAGTTTCAAAAGTTAGCCTTAGCCATAGTGCTTTATCACGCTTAGTTACAAGACTTGAACAATATCGAGGCGGATCGTTAGTTGAACGCCAAACGTATGCAAATGATAAGCGATCGGTTGATGTCTTCCTTTCGAAAAAAGGGGAACATTGCATTCGTGAGATGCAAATGGTCATTAATGATCACTTACAGTCTTCACTAAGTGTGAAGGATATACAAAATATTAAAAGGCTTGTTGAATAA
- a CDS encoding Rpn family recombination-promoting nuclease/putative transposase, producing MSNERETINERQVDHDRLFKELIQEFFQDLFFPTIHEHIDYVHLKFLDKEMITDVSDREKRHLDIVVETRLRNEDSLIIVHVEPQASYQPTFNDRMFRYFSRLYERHRRRIVPIAVFSYDEKNKEEPQSFNMSFPFLDVLQFNYLTVELKKLDWREYIRQDNPVAGALLSKMGYTEDEKIEVKKEFLRMLVRLELDPARNHLLTTFFETYLGLSEREEHILADEVNQLDPKEEAKVMELMTSYERKGIKKVALNLLSDGMDIQKVAKLTGLTEQEVKELKSQQSKND from the coding sequence ATGTCTAATGAGCGTGAAACGATAAATGAAAGGCAAGTCGATCATGATCGTTTGTTCAAAGAGTTGATTCAGGAATTTTTTCAGGATTTATTTTTTCCAACGATTCATGAGCATATTGATTATGTGCATCTCAAATTTTTGGATAAAGAAATGATTACGGATGTCAGCGATCGGGAGAAACGGCATTTAGACATTGTTGTGGAAACAAGGTTACGGAATGAGGATAGCCTTATTATTGTTCATGTTGAACCACAGGCTTCTTACCAACCAACATTTAATGATCGCATGTTCCGGTATTTTAGTCGTCTGTATGAAAGGCATCGTAGAAGAATTGTTCCCATTGCTGTTTTTAGTTATGATGAAAAAAATAAAGAGGAACCCCAGTCATTTAACATGAGTTTCCCGTTTTTGGATGTATTGCAGTTTAACTACTTGACGGTTGAGTTGAAGAAATTGGATTGGAGGGAATACATTCGACAAGATAATCCTGTTGCAGGTGCATTGTTGAGTAAAATGGGTTACACTGAAGATGAGAAAATTGAAGTGAAAAAAGAATTTTTGCGGATGCTCGTTCGGCTTGAACTCGACCCTGCTCGAAATCATCTGCTAACCACATTTTTTGAAACGTATTTAGGGCTTTCAGAGCGTGAAGAGCATATACTGGCAGACGAAGTTAATCAACTTGATCCCAAGGAGGAGGCGAAAGTTATGGAATTGATGACTTCTTATGAACGTAAAGGGATAAAAAAGGTAGCCCTTAATTTGCTGTCGGATGGCATGGATATACAGAAAGTGGCTAAATTAACGGGATTAACGGAACAAGAGGTCAAGGAGTTAAAAAGCCAGCAGAGCAAAAACGATTAA
- a CDS encoding cystatin-like fold lipoprotein produces the protein MDVIAYYHEENANTDEDIEIRENADIKVWEDGRYISAVFYDEEGNEEGDFIIEELRGEFTDLRGDLDAARQSPDPDYQERFGEEID, from the coding sequence ATGGATGTAATCGCCTATTACCATGAAGAAAATGCAAATACGGATGAAGATATTGAAATAAGAGAAAATGCAGATATAAAAGTTTGGGAAGATGGTCGATATATCAGTGCTGTTTTTTATGATGAAGAAGGAAACGAGGAAGGGGATTTTATTATTGAGGAATTAAGAGGGGAATTTACAGACTTAAGGGGTGATCTTGATGCTGCAAGGCAATCGCCCGATCCAGATTACCAAGAACGTTTTGGGGAGGAAATAGATTAA
- a CDS encoding site-specific integrase: protein MYQKFINYLIDDKGFSKQTVRLTHRTMYMAIKRAVKPSKKIQANFCEDVIIDTPREKSEKNKVRFIDYDQIPAFLQTAKKDNLLYFMFFCHLIQTGMRKGEAGGLQWSQVDLSNQRINIIQSLDYSEDLDSPELFGDTKTYKSAREIPITNWWTMQLNSHRIRQNDNRMRFGKDYRHDLDLVFAREDGTPIPKSTLFNAFRRLCKKADLPTDLDIHSLRHTAAVLLLESEAEMKYIQDLLGHGSMQITADVYSHVSNRIERDSLNKFEDHTWDVFSS, encoded by the coding sequence ATGTATCAAAAATTTATTAATTATTTGATTGACGATAAAGGCTTTAGTAAACAAACCGTTAGATTGACGCATAGAACGATGTATATGGCAATTAAACGGGCGGTCAAACCGTCAAAAAAGATACAAGCCAATTTTTGTGAAGATGTTATCATAGATACCCCAAGGGAAAAGAGCGAAAAGAACAAAGTTCGATTCATCGACTACGATCAGATCCCTGCGTTTCTCCAAACAGCTAAGAAGGACAATCTGCTTTATTTCATGTTTTTCTGTCATTTGATACAGACAGGGATGCGTAAAGGTGAAGCAGGCGGGCTTCAATGGTCACAAGTTGATCTGTCTAATCAGCGTATCAATATTATCCAGAGTCTTGATTACAGCGAGGACTTGGATTCACCCGAGCTGTTTGGCGATACAAAGACATACAAGTCAGCAAGGGAAATACCAATTACAAATTGGTGGACTATGCAGCTGAACTCCCACAGAATCAGGCAAAATGATAACCGGATGCGCTTTGGAAAGGACTACAGACACGACCTTGACCTTGTGTTTGCTCGCGAGGACGGTACGCCTATTCCAAAATCAACGTTGTTTAATGCTTTTAGGCGGTTATGTAAAAAAGCAGACCTTCCAACTGACCTTGATATCCATTCTTTACGTCACACCGCTGCGGTCCTTCTTCTTGAGTCTGAAGCAGAAATGAAATATATTCAAGATCTTCTCGGTCACGGGTCTATGCAGATCACTGCTGATGTTTATAGTCACGTGAGCAACCGAATCGAACGTGACTCACTGAACAAATTTGAAGATCACACATGGGATGTTTTCAGCTCGTGA
- the glnA gene encoding type I glutamate--ammonia ligase gives MPTSYTHEDITRMVEEENVKFIRLQFTDLQGTVKNVEIPTDQLEKALDNQMMFDGSSIEGFVRIEESDMYLYPDLDTWVIFPWTPEKGKVARMICDIYEPPEKPGDEPKPFDGDPRRVLKNVLEEARSLGYTDFNIGPEPEFFLFKNDEKGDPTLELNDKGGYFDLAPTDLGENCRRDIVLELEGMGFEIEASHHEVAPGQHEIDFKYADAVTTCDNIQTFKLVVKTIARQHGLHATFMPKPLFGVNGSGMHCNMSLFKGKTNAFYDESTKTQLSKTAMHFLAGILEHSKAFTALTNPIVNSYKRLVPGFEAPVYIAWSHRNRSPLIRIPSSRKASTRIEVRSPDPAANPYLAIAAMLAAGLDGVKRELQAPDETNRNIYVMSEEEREEENIQALPPSLKEAIDELKRDKTLLDALGEHAVEHFVEAKEIEWDMFRTQVHPWEREQYMQSY, from the coding sequence ATGCCAACTTCGTATACGCATGAAGACATTACAAGAATGGTAGAAGAAGAAAATGTGAAGTTTATTCGACTGCAATTTACCGACTTGCAAGGAACCGTAAAAAATGTGGAGATCCCTACTGATCAATTGGAAAAAGCACTCGACAATCAAATGATGTTCGACGGTTCTTCCATTGAAGGGTTCGTGCGCATTGAAGAGTCGGATATGTACTTATATCCGGATTTGGATACGTGGGTGATCTTTCCATGGACGCCGGAAAAGGGGAAGGTTGCCCGTATGATTTGTGACATATATGAACCGCCCGAAAAGCCGGGGGACGAGCCGAAACCTTTCGATGGAGATCCGCGCAGGGTGCTTAAAAATGTGCTCGAAGAAGCGAGAAGCCTCGGCTACACCGACTTTAACATCGGTCCCGAACCGGAGTTTTTCTTGTTCAAAAACGATGAAAAAGGCGATCCAACATTGGAATTGAATGACAAAGGCGGTTATTTTGACTTGGCGCCTACCGACTTGGGGGAAAATTGCCGTCGGGACATTGTCCTTGAACTGGAAGGCATGGGTTTTGAAATTGAAGCTTCTCACCACGAGGTCGCTCCCGGCCAACACGAAATTGACTTTAAATATGCAGATGCCGTCACGACTTGTGATAATATCCAGACGTTTAAGCTCGTCGTCAAAACGATTGCCCGTCAGCATGGTTTGCACGCGACGTTTATGCCCAAACCTTTATTTGGCGTGAATGGATCGGGAATGCACTGCAACATGTCTCTTTTCAAAGGGAAGACCAACGCTTTTTACGATGAAAGCACCAAGACGCAGTTAAGCAAGACAGCTATGCATTTCCTCGCCGGCATTTTGGAACACTCGAAAGCATTCACGGCGCTGACGAACCCGATCGTAAATTCATATAAACGTCTCGTTCCCGGCTTCGAAGCACCGGTCTATATCGCCTGGTCCCATCGGAACCGGAGTCCGCTCATACGCATCCCGTCCTCGCGAAAAGCGAGCACAAGAATTGAAGTACGCAGCCCGGATCCTGCCGCAAATCCATACCTCGCGATAGCTGCGATGCTCGCCGCCGGCCTTGACGGCGTGAAACGCGAATTGCAGGCACCGGATGAAACCAACCGCAATATTTATGTGATGAGCGAGGAAGAACGGGAGGAAGAAAATATCCAAGCCTTGCCGCCGAGCTTAAAAGAAGCAATCGATGAGCTCAAGAGGGATAAAACCTTGCTTGATGCACTCGGTGAACACGCGGTGGAACACTTCGTCGAAGCAAAAGAAATCGAATGGGATATGTTCCGTACACAAGTGCACCCGTGGGAGCGGGAGCAGTATATGCAGAGTTATTAA
- a CDS encoding MerR family transcriptional regulator, translating into MGQSDRLHMPLFSIRIVKDLTDLTPRQIRYYESHGFVTPARTEGNQRLFSFADVDRLLDIKQLTERGINMAGIKEVFRDRAEQEEKQSKAERERIETKRLHEQLRWEALNNAHAHKASMIQGQIAHFFH; encoded by the coding sequence GTGGGACAAAGCGACCGTTTGCATATGCCTTTGTTCTCGATTCGCATCGTCAAAGATTTAACAGATCTGACACCTCGCCAAATCCGCTACTATGAAAGCCACGGATTTGTAACACCGGCAAGGACCGAAGGCAATCAACGATTGTTTTCGTTCGCGGATGTAGACCGCTTGCTGGACATCAAACAACTAACGGAGCGTGGCATTAACATGGCGGGCATTAAAGAGGTGTTCCGGGATCGCGCGGAACAAGAGGAAAAGCAAAGCAAAGCAGAACGAGAGAGAATAGAAACGAAACGATTGCATGAACAACTCAGATGGGAAGCGCTTAATAATGCCCATGCGCATAAAGCGTCGATGATCCAGGGGCAAATTGCCCATTTTTTCCATTAA
- a CDS encoding aminotransferase class I/II-fold pyridoxal phosphate-dependent enzyme, whose amino-acid sequence MDTTDLNNASKLSRWLAEIEEEWMPLQREIEGIVEANQAKTLSAYRKENISDDHLQGSDGYGYDDAGREALGRVYAHVFGTETAIVRPQFVSGTHAIAAALFGNLRPGDEIVYASGDPYETMKEVLGLVGNSPGNFREYDIQTRVLPLTPSGDVNLERLPEVIHEKTKWVVIQRSKGYDKRPSIPVHQLEQQIRHIKTRWPHVHVFIDNCYGEFVEKKEPGHIGADLLAGSLIKNPGGGLAKTGGYIAGKASLVERAASRLSAPGIGLEAGATGSFLGEAFQGFFLAPMIVGEALKGALFTAALLEKAGFQTNPPPFTARTDLIQSVSFQNEEQMILFCQNIQKYSPINAYVSPIPGPLPGYEGNVIMAAGTFIQGASIELSADGPVKPPYTAYVQGGLSFAHIKIAVTHALDTVMSN is encoded by the coding sequence ATGGATACAACTGACTTGAACAATGCCTCGAAACTCTCTCGCTGGTTAGCAGAGATTGAGGAAGAATGGATGCCGCTTCAACGAGAAATCGAAGGGATCGTTGAGGCCAATCAAGCAAAAACGCTGAGCGCTTACCGAAAAGAAAATATTTCCGATGATCATTTGCAAGGGTCGGACGGATACGGATACGATGATGCGGGACGAGAAGCGCTCGGCCGTGTGTATGCGCATGTTTTCGGGACCGAAACCGCCATCGTGCGTCCGCAATTTGTCTCCGGCACCCATGCCATTGCCGCCGCTCTGTTCGGCAATTTACGCCCCGGGGATGAAATCGTCTACGCAAGTGGAGACCCGTATGAGACGATGAAAGAAGTGCTCGGACTCGTCGGCAATAGCCCGGGGAATTTCCGTGAATATGACATACAGACGCGCGTGTTGCCGTTAACGCCGTCCGGGGATGTCAATCTCGAACGATTGCCGGAAGTGATCCATGAGAAAACGAAATGGGTGGTCATCCAACGATCAAAGGGTTACGATAAACGTCCGTCGATTCCGGTTCATCAACTTGAACAGCAAATACGCCATATCAAAACCCGTTGGCCACACGTGCACGTGTTTATCGATAATTGCTATGGTGAATTCGTCGAAAAAAAAGAACCGGGACACATCGGTGCCGATTTATTGGCCGGTTCGTTAATTAAAAATCCGGGAGGAGGATTGGCGAAAACCGGCGGTTACATTGCGGGTAAAGCGTCGCTCGTTGAACGGGCGGCGTCTAGGCTGAGCGCCCCGGGGATCGGCTTGGAAGCAGGAGCAACCGGTTCTTTTCTCGGAGAAGCGTTTCAAGGTTTTTTTCTCGCGCCCATGATCGTTGGAGAAGCGTTGAAAGGCGCCCTTTTTACCGCCGCGTTGCTGGAAAAAGCGGGTTTCCAAACAAACCCTCCCCCTTTTACGGCGCGGACGGATTTAATCCAATCGGTTTCGTTTCAAAACGAGGAACAGATGATTTTATTTTGCCAAAACATTCAAAAATACTCCCCGATCAATGCATATGTATCCCCGATTCCCGGTCCTTTGCCCGGCTATGAAGGGAACGTCATCATGGCGGCAGGCACATTTATTCAAGGGGCAAGCATTGAACTGAGCGCAGATGGACCCGTAAAACCGCCGTATACGGCATATGTCCAAGGGGGATTGTCTTTCGCGCACATAAAAATCGCTGTCACACATGCTTTGGATACAGTGATGAGCAATTGA
- the hflX gene encoding GTPase HflX — protein MIATAVISEKESEAEAYASLEELKSLVTTAGGTVMATTVQNRPTPDVSTYVGKGKADEIEGLVEEWEADVVVVNGELSPRQGQSLAARTSARVIDRTQLILDIFADRARTKEGRIQVELAQLTYLLPRLRGQGHALSRLGGGIGTRGPGETKLETDRRHIQKRMDELKKELRRIRKHRSTLRKQKERQNHPQFTLVGYTNAGKTTLLNALTNEEALAEDLLFATLDPLTRALRLPSGLSVRISDTVGFIRGLPTTLIAAFRATLEEVSEADVLIHIIDATSPEAETEKQTVMELLDELGAGDIPVITVMNKAENLEEDGVPTVNAGRPRLYASAREKQNIDDLQTVMEDELIKQMSFYSISIPAGDGRRLYEIRHSTIVREETFDEANELYKLQGYAFDHHPQIAAERKTDKKEDHR, from the coding sequence GTGATTGCGACAGCTGTTATCAGCGAAAAAGAAAGCGAGGCAGAAGCATACGCCTCGCTTGAAGAGTTGAAAAGCCTCGTCACTACCGCAGGGGGCACGGTTATGGCAACTACGGTGCAAAATCGACCCACCCCTGATGTATCCACGTATGTCGGAAAAGGGAAGGCCGATGAAATTGAGGGACTTGTGGAAGAATGGGAAGCCGATGTTGTCGTTGTCAACGGGGAATTGTCTCCGCGGCAAGGGCAATCGCTGGCCGCGAGAACGAGCGCCCGTGTCATTGACCGCACCCAATTGATTTTGGACATTTTCGCGGACCGCGCACGCACAAAGGAAGGACGCATTCAAGTCGAGTTAGCGCAACTGACGTATTTATTGCCGAGATTACGCGGGCAAGGCCATGCACTCTCGCGCCTCGGGGGCGGCATCGGCACACGCGGACCGGGTGAAACAAAATTGGAAACGGACCGCCGCCATATTCAAAAAAGAATGGATGAATTAAAGAAGGAGCTGCGACGGATTCGGAAGCACCGTTCCACGCTCCGAAAGCAAAAAGAAAGACAAAACCACCCGCAGTTTACACTTGTCGGGTATACAAACGCCGGCAAAACCACTCTCTTAAACGCGCTGACAAACGAAGAAGCTTTGGCCGAGGACTTGTTATTTGCAACGTTGGATCCGTTAACACGGGCTTTGCGTCTGCCTTCGGGCTTATCGGTAAGAATTAGCGACACCGTCGGGTTTATTCGCGGGTTGCCAACGACGTTGATTGCGGCATTCCGGGCGACGTTGGAAGAAGTATCAGAAGCGGATGTGCTCATTCATATCATTGATGCTACCAGCCCGGAAGCAGAGACGGAAAAACAAACGGTCATGGAGTTATTGGATGAGCTGGGTGCCGGGGACATACCGGTCATCACGGTGATGAATAAAGCCGAAAACCTTGAAGAAGATGGAGTTCCCACCGTAAACGCGGGCCGCCCGAGATTATATGCAAGCGCGCGGGAAAAACAAAATATCGACGATCTGCAAACCGTAATGGAAGATGAATTAATCAAGCAAATGTCCTTTTACTCTATTTCTATCCCGGCCGGCGATGGCCGACGTCTTTATGAGATTCGACATTCGACGATTGTGCGGGAAGAAACATTTGATGAAGCAAACGAGCTGTACAAGCTGCAAGGTTATGCATTTGATCATCATCCGCAAATTGCAGCCGAAAGAAAAACCGATAAAAAGGAAGATCATCGCTAA
- a CDS encoding AAA family ATPase has translation MHAQKSKSRIRVLIQDRERDQPDPDHYVLQKAEQQLHTLVGVSELKTFIREIYAWIHINRCREKHQLKTKQQSMHMIFKGNPGTGKTTAARLLGDMFRELGFLEKGHFIEAERADLVGEYIGQTAQKTREIVQKAEGGILFIDEAYALARGGEKDFGREAIDTLVKAMEDQAAPFVLILAGYSREMERFLAMNPGLPSRFPVQLDFPDFTSEQLMKIAEDMLVDRDYIWTSEAKEKLQKKIHLRRSGDGASVFSNGRYVRNQIEQAVRHHAVRTMREKKEHDKDALRTLIGTDFK, from the coding sequence ATGCATGCGCAAAAATCGAAATCGCGTATACGGGTACTCATTCAAGACCGGGAACGTGATCAACCTGACCCCGATCACTATGTCTTGCAAAAAGCAGAGCAACAGTTGCATACACTCGTTGGTGTCAGTGAACTGAAAACATTTATTCGTGAAATCTATGCCTGGATTCATATTAACCGCTGTCGGGAAAAACATCAATTAAAAACGAAGCAGCAATCGATGCACATGATTTTCAAAGGAAATCCGGGAACGGGGAAGACGACAGCAGCACGTTTACTTGGCGATATGTTTCGGGAATTGGGTTTTTTAGAGAAAGGGCATTTTATTGAAGCGGAACGGGCGGATCTCGTTGGGGAATATATCGGGCAAACGGCACAAAAAACAAGAGAGATCGTGCAAAAAGCCGAAGGCGGCATCCTGTTTATTGATGAAGCATATGCCCTCGCCAGAGGCGGGGAGAAAGACTTTGGCAGAGAAGCAATCGATACGCTCGTTAAAGCAATGGAGGATCAGGCGGCTCCGTTTGTGCTTATTTTAGCCGGTTATTCCAGGGAAATGGAACGTTTCCTTGCCATGAATCCCGGACTCCCGTCCCGTTTTCCGGTACAGCTTGATTTTCCTGATTTTACTTCGGAGCAATTAATGAAAATTGCGGAAGATATGCTCGTGGACCGGGATTATATCTGGACATCGGAAGCGAAAGAAAAGTTGCAGAAAAAAATACATTTGCGTCGTTCGGGGGATGGAGCAAGTGTGTTTAGCAACGGACGTTATGTGCGCAACCAAATCGAGCAGGCCGTTCGCCATCACGCGGTAAGAACCATGCGGGAAAAAAAGGAACACGATAAAGATGCGTTGCGGACGTTAATCGGCACGGATTTTAAATGA
- a CDS encoding tyrosine-type recombinase/integrase, with product MNNQAEHLPKEARGFLDFLVSRGRKATTIRRYTYDLADFYRFAALHAEDKNVSLQHLEPVMIEDYFMFLNDTRKYNHKTAKRIATVLRRYFQYLSQTHGLTGNIMENVSLPAAGDETISEDDLFTQKELSRLFTSIESDLGLSDEQIQARPLLAPRNKAMIQLLLHYGLRLQELHGLSLDNINFGTGTMAVSPDDGEVLPRPIQLSKQDRRDLNHYLKGIPKPVRPYPGQNHPLFVAFDFQKQTYRWSYENDEPKRLTIVAMQKMIREEAKRAGVASGKSARHFRHTFIVSALKRGHTLEYIQDMLGLHSTLVLTRYQEYVDGLSE from the coding sequence ATGAACAATCAAGCAGAACATTTGCCAAAAGAAGCCCGCGGTTTTCTCGATTTTTTGGTTTCCAGGGGAAGGAAAGCTACGACCATCCGCAGGTACACGTACGACCTCGCGGATTTTTACCGTTTCGCCGCCTTGCACGCAGAAGACAAAAACGTAAGTCTCCAGCATTTGGAACCCGTGATGATTGAAGATTATTTTATGTTTCTCAATGATACCCGCAAATACAATCATAAAACGGCGAAACGAATCGCAACCGTTTTACGGCGCTATTTTCAGTATCTCTCCCAAACCCACGGACTTACCGGAAATATCATGGAAAATGTTTCCCTTCCCGCCGCAGGGGATGAAACGATCAGCGAGGACGATCTATTCACCCAAAAAGAACTTTCCCGCTTGTTTACAAGCATCGAATCCGATCTTGGCTTAAGCGATGAGCAGATACAGGCTCGCCCTCTTTTGGCACCACGCAATAAAGCGATGATCCAACTCCTTCTCCATTACGGATTGCGACTGCAGGAATTACACGGATTAAGCCTGGATAACATAAACTTTGGCACAGGAACAATGGCTGTTTCCCCGGACGACGGCGAAGTGTTGCCGAGGCCTATTCAACTTTCCAAGCAAGACCGCCGGGATTTAAACCATTATTTAAAAGGGATCCCGAAACCCGTTCGGCCATATCCGGGGCAAAATCATCCTTTGTTTGTCGCGTTTGACTTTCAAAAACAGACCTACCGCTGGTCATATGAAAATGATGAACCGAAACGCTTAACAATCGTGGCGATGCAAAAAATGATTCGTGAAGAAGCAAAACGGGCAGGAGTAGCATCCGGAAAAAGTGCCCGGCATTTTCGTCACACTTTTATTGTGTCTGCCTTAAAACGCGGACATACGCTTGAATACATTCAAGATATGCTCGGTCTTCATTCCACGCTCGTGTTGACACGCTATCAAGAATACGTGGACGGCCTGTCCGAATAA
- the hfq gene encoding RNA chaperone Hfq, protein MMKNINIQDQFLNTLRKDNIPITLFLTNGFQLRGYLKAFDNFTVVIDTDGKQQLVYKHAISTFAPKQNVELNFETND, encoded by the coding sequence ATAATGAAAAACATTAACATTCAAGACCAATTTTTGAATACGTTGCGCAAAGATAATATTCCGATTACGCTTTTTCTTACTAATGGATTTCAACTTCGGGGTTATTTAAAAGCATTTGACAATTTTACGGTCGTCATTGATACGGACGGGAAACAACAACTTGTTTACAAACATGCCATCTCGACCTTTGCCCCCAAACAAAATGTGGAGTTGAATTTCGAAACCAATGATTAA
- the miaA gene encoding tRNA (adenosine(37)-N6)-dimethylallyltransferase MiaA, which translates to MKKPVIAIVGPTAVGKTSVGIEVAKHFSGEIINGDAFQVYRGLDIGTAKVTPEEKEGIPHHLIDILEPTDIYSAARFRQDAHRKMKEIEARGNQPIIVGGTGMYIKGLTADWSFSGVARNESLRDRLEARATEEEGEIRLHDELRSLDQDAAERIHPHNVRKVVRALELLYADKHPPAPVQSENPSDKSHQVTIIGLTMERDLLYERIEARVDKMIAEGLLSEVRALYDAGIRYTQSMKGIGYKELVAYLNGDDSWPEAIAQLKKNSRRFAKRQLTWFRNKEQVTWFEVDEDANQHLPEKITAHLAGKLTHMSNGY; encoded by the coding sequence ATGAAGAAACCGGTAATTGCGATCGTCGGGCCGACGGCGGTGGGGAAAACGTCGGTCGGCATTGAAGTGGCGAAACATTTCTCGGGAGAAATCATTAACGGGGACGCTTTCCAAGTTTATCGGGGCTTAGACATTGGAACCGCAAAAGTGACTCCAGAAGAAAAAGAAGGCATTCCCCACCACCTCATTGATATTCTCGAACCGACGGATATCTATTCAGCTGCCCGTTTTCGTCAAGATGCCCATCGAAAAATGAAGGAAATAGAGGCTCGCGGGAACCAACCGATCATTGTCGGCGGAACGGGAATGTATATCAAAGGCTTAACCGCTGACTGGTCATTTAGCGGAGTCGCTAGGAATGAGTCCCTTCGCGACCGATTGGAAGCGAGGGCTACAGAAGAGGAAGGAGAAATCCGCCTCCATGATGAATTGCGAAGCCTTGACCAGGACGCGGCCGAACGAATCCACCCTCACAATGTGCGCAAAGTGGTTCGTGCCCTCGAACTGTTATACGCCGATAAACATCCACCGGCTCCCGTTCAAAGCGAAAATCCGAGTGACAAATCCCATCAAGTAACCATAATTGGATTAACGATGGAGCGTGATCTGCTTTATGAGCGAATCGAAGCTCGCGTTGACAAAATGATTGCCGAAGGCCTGCTTTCGGAAGTGCGTGCGTTATATGATGCCGGTATCCGTTATACGCAATCGATGAAAGGGATCGGTTACAAAGAACTCGTGGCTTATCTTAACGGAGATGATTCATGGCCCGAGGCGATCGCGCAACTGAAGAAAAATTCACGAAGGTTTGCAAAAAGACAACTCACCTGGTTTCGAAACAAGGAACAAGTGACATGGTTTGAGGTGGACGAAGATGCAAACCAACATTTGCCCGAAAAAATTACGGCGCACCTTGCAGGGAAATTGACACACATGTCGAATGGTTACTGA